Proteins encoded together in one Shewanella acanthi window:
- the fis gene encoding DNA-binding transcriptional regulator Fis: MFDQTTNTEVHQLTVGKIETANGTIKPQLLRDAVKRAVTNFFAQLDGQEAQEVYEMVLSEVEAPLLDIIMQHTRGNQTRAANMLGINRGTLRKKLKKYGMN, from the coding sequence ATGTTTGATCAGACAACTAACACTGAAGTTCACCAGCTTACCGTTGGCAAAATCGAAACCGCAAACGGCACTATCAAGCCCCAGTTATTACGTGACGCAGTAAAGCGTGCCGTGACTAACTTCTTCGCACAGTTGGACGGTCAGGAAGCACAAGAAGTGTACGAAATGGTGTTAAGTGAAGTTGAAGCACCTCTGCTAGACATCATCATGCAACACACTCGCGGCAACCAAACTCGCGCAGCAAACATGCTAGGTATCAACCGTGGTACTCTGCGTAAAAAATTAAAGAAATACGGCATGAACTAA
- a CDS encoding fumarate reductase cytochrome b subunit gives MTSVTRIHNRVRIKGIGHPWSARADRLQSATGIMLGGFLLLHMHFESSILLGKEAFYRVVQMLEGGMFSSTGHGFPIVTKLFSVFMLLVVITHAAVALRRFPAQLGQWRALRSHLGGINHRDTHAWFWQLITGFILFFLVPVHLFTMILNPEIGPHLSAERVYHDNAWLLYALLLPAVVIHALIGLYRVAVKWGITQHRSGLRKIAKVLIVYLLCLGIASLVSYVIIGSDLGVPVTPYIPNH, from the coding sequence ATGACAAGCGTGACGCGAATTCACAACAGGGTGAGGATTAAGGGGATTGGCCACCCTTGGTCGGCGAGGGCCGACAGATTGCAAAGCGCGACAGGCATTATGCTTGGGGGCTTTTTATTGCTACATATGCACTTTGAATCCAGCATTCTGCTCGGTAAAGAGGCTTTTTATCGTGTCGTGCAAATGCTTGAAGGCGGCATGTTTAGCAGCACTGGCCATGGCTTCCCTATTGTGACCAAACTTTTTTCCGTGTTTATGCTGCTGGTGGTGATTACCCATGCGGCTGTTGCTTTAAGGCGTTTTCCGGCTCAACTTGGTCAGTGGCGTGCACTGCGCTCCCACCTAGGGGGAATTAACCACAGGGATACCCATGCTTGGTTTTGGCAGTTAATCACCGGTTTCATCCTGTTTTTCCTCGTGCCAGTGCACCTCTTTACCATGATCCTTAATCCCGAAATTGGCCCGCACTTATCGGCAGAGCGGGTGTACCACGACAATGCTTGGCTGCTGTATGCGTTATTGCTGCCAGCTGTCGTTATCCATGCGCTGATTGGGCTTTACCGTGTGGCGGTAAAGTGGGGCATTACTCAGCACCGCAGTGGCCTACGTAAAATCGCTAAAGTATTGATTGTATATTTGTTGTGTCTAGGGATCGCCAGTTTAGTGTCGTACGTGATTATTGGTAGCGATCTCGGTGTGCCAGTAACGCCCTATATACCTAATCATTAA
- a CDS encoding fumarate reductase cytochrome b subunit, translating to MAIKLSIKKWSAWLDVSQSLSGVILAVFLWTHLVLVSSILLGGEAMNFVARAMELSFLSPDGHGYPWVVSCIAVGIAALALVHVLVALQKLPMSLRQQRSLRQQMQVINHSDTRLWRWQAITGVVILLLLPVHLWLIGSAPETIGPQGSAERIWNQGVWMVYLPLLFTVELHAAIGIYRVALKWGAARDLNSRSRLRKIKTIVSVLFVVVGVASLLAFLPHAS from the coding sequence ATGGCAATCAAACTCAGTATAAAAAAATGGAGTGCCTGGCTGGATGTGAGCCAGAGTCTGTCCGGGGTGATTTTAGCGGTGTTTTTATGGACGCACCTCGTTTTGGTGTCGTCAATTTTATTGGGGGGCGAGGCTATGAATTTTGTCGCTCGCGCAATGGAACTGAGTTTCCTTTCCCCCGATGGCCATGGTTACCCTTGGGTGGTGTCCTGCATTGCTGTGGGCATTGCGGCGCTGGCCTTAGTGCATGTGCTGGTGGCTCTGCAAAAACTGCCAATGAGCTTGCGTCAGCAACGATCTTTACGCCAGCAAATGCAGGTGATTAATCACAGTGATACTCGCCTTTGGCGTTGGCAGGCCATTACGGGCGTAGTCATTCTGCTGTTATTGCCCGTGCATTTGTGGCTTATCGGCTCAGCCCCCGAAACCATTGGCCCACAGGGCAGTGCCGAGCGTATCTGGAACCAAGGCGTGTGGATGGTATATCTGCCTCTGTTATTCACCGTAGAGCTGCACGCCGCTATTGGGATTTACCGAGTGGCATTGAAATGGGGCGCCGCTCGCGACTTAAACAGCCGCAGCCGATTACGCAAAATTAAAACCATAGTGAGCGTGTTGTTTGTGGTAGTGGGAGTTGCCTCGTTGTTGGCCTTTCTGCCCCATGCTAGTTAG
- a CDS encoding HlyD family secretion protein, whose product MTDNAPAPGKASKYATLGLLALIVILLFWYLLADRLTPYSSQARIQAFVVPITAEVTGQILKVYVKDNQDVTEGEALFDVDPEAYDIALAKAKSDYETVLSGVKANSEGVKAAQAKLEAMRASYNNAVKDAERQERLYRQDPGAISVRRLEMAQASRETASSQVTAAEADVRRAIEAAGVSGENNSQLLSARSAVNKAERDKQNTHVVAPSSGLITDLNTDVGQFIGAGTPAMTLIAIHDVWISADFTENNLGNVQPGDKVSILLDSMPGKLFSGEVRSIVYGVDDGKKHAVGSLPSVSNSRDWLRQAQRFPVKIAFSPDDMPPAENLRVGGQADILIYSEEHSLLNPLGALYIRLMSLFSYLY is encoded by the coding sequence ATGACTGACAATGCACCCGCTCCAGGAAAAGCCAGTAAATATGCCACCTTAGGCCTATTGGCATTGATAGTGATATTGCTGTTCTGGTATCTCTTGGCCGACCGGCTGACCCCCTACAGTTCTCAGGCAAGGATTCAGGCCTTTGTTGTACCGATTACAGCCGAAGTCACGGGGCAAATCCTTAAGGTCTATGTCAAAGATAATCAAGATGTTACTGAAGGCGAGGCACTTTTTGATGTCGATCCCGAGGCCTATGATATCGCGCTAGCCAAAGCAAAATCCGACTATGAAACGGTACTCAGTGGTGTTAAAGCCAATAGCGAAGGCGTTAAAGCTGCCCAAGCGAAATTAGAAGCCATGCGCGCATCCTACAACAACGCCGTAAAAGATGCGGAACGTCAAGAGCGCCTATACCGCCAAGACCCTGGGGCCATTTCAGTGCGCCGACTCGAAATGGCTCAAGCTTCTCGTGAAACAGCCAGCAGCCAAGTCACAGCGGCAGAAGCCGATGTGAGACGCGCAATAGAGGCGGCAGGGGTTAGTGGTGAAAACAACTCGCAACTTCTCAGTGCCCGCTCCGCGGTTAATAAAGCCGAGCGCGATAAACAAAATACCCACGTGGTCGCGCCAAGCAGCGGTTTAATTACAGATTTAAATACCGATGTGGGGCAATTTATCGGCGCAGGAACTCCAGCCATGACGCTGATTGCCATTCACGATGTATGGATTTCCGCTGATTTTACCGAAAACAATCTGGGCAATGTGCAGCCTGGGGATAAGGTATCAATTTTACTCGACAGCATGCCGGGCAAACTTTTTAGCGGAGAAGTCCGCAGCATTGTCTATGGTGTTGACGATGGTAAAAAGCACGCTGTTGGATCTTTACCCTCCGTCAGTAATAGTCGCGACTGGCTGCGCCAAGCACAGCGCTTTCCTGTCAAAATTGCCTTCTCACCCGATGATATGCCGCCCGCTGAAAACTTACGGGTTGGAGGTCAAGCCGATATCTTGATTTACAGCGAGGAACATAGCCTGCTTAACCCCCTCGGCGCCCTGTATATTCGACTCATGAGCCTATTCTCGTACCTGTATTGA
- a CDS encoding efflux transporter outer membrane subunit, whose translation MIIDRFVPRLVVGGVCVLLSGCTVLGPDYQRPVVPEIEAWQSAKTQLFSGAPTAKDYQQWWTQLNDPALSALIHEAMLKNPDVRIAGLRILAAQAQLGIAESLKNPQLTQATAQWLGAGQTQSGKSTSGSSYGAAFNLGWELDFWGKFQRSIEAADASYFATIAQYDDVQVLMIAQVAQLYVTIRTLEAQLQIANENAQIQARSLEITQRQFNSGNTAELDVQQAKTQYLATLSTIPQLETNLRQSQNALSTILARAPGPLPEMASNTGVIPEGKLALVAEMPADLLRRRPDIRTAERQLAAQSALIGIAESDLYPSITLAGTLGINATGSGHSVFSWGVGPSISWNILDSGRLTNQVLVEDAVFWQVHELYRETVFNAAREVDDAAIAYANSETEIKLLTQTGEAAKRSLEIANTRYREGMADFQRVLESQRALFSQQAQLVNSRGAHIANLIRLYKALGGGWEQGRLRPLVTPEVEKQLRSRDDWTPLLDSSQPKAGAELSAQSPSTH comes from the coding sequence ATGATAATTGATCGCTTTGTTCCCCGCTTAGTGGTTGGCGGGGTATGCGTGCTACTCAGTGGCTGTACTGTGCTAGGGCCTGATTATCAACGTCCCGTAGTACCTGAGATTGAAGCGTGGCAAAGTGCTAAAACGCAGCTATTTAGCGGGGCGCCAACGGCCAAAGATTACCAGCAATGGTGGACCCAACTTAACGACCCTGCGCTCAGTGCCTTGATTCATGAAGCCATGCTGAAAAATCCCGATGTACGTATTGCGGGATTACGGATTCTTGCCGCACAGGCTCAACTTGGCATAGCAGAGAGTCTTAAGAATCCCCAACTCACCCAAGCTACAGCCCAGTGGCTTGGTGCCGGACAAACTCAAAGCGGCAAAAGCACCTCAGGCAGCAGTTACGGCGCAGCCTTTAATTTGGGCTGGGAGCTCGATTTTTGGGGTAAATTTCAGCGCAGTATCGAAGCAGCCGATGCCAGCTATTTTGCCACTATCGCTCAGTACGACGATGTACAAGTATTGATGATTGCCCAGGTTGCCCAGCTGTACGTGACGATTCGTACCCTTGAGGCACAGCTGCAAATTGCCAATGAAAATGCCCAGATCCAAGCGCGCAGCTTAGAGATCACCCAACGTCAATTTAACAGCGGTAATACCGCCGAGCTGGATGTACAACAAGCTAAGACTCAATACTTAGCAACCCTATCAACTATCCCGCAGTTAGAGACCAATCTGCGCCAGAGCCAAAATGCACTCAGCACGATTTTGGCAAGAGCACCTGGCCCCTTGCCAGAAATGGCGAGTAATACGGGGGTTATCCCTGAGGGGAAATTGGCATTAGTCGCTGAAATGCCAGCTGATTTATTACGTCGCCGCCCAGATATCAGGACCGCTGAGCGCCAACTTGCCGCCCAATCGGCGCTGATTGGTATTGCAGAAAGCGATCTGTATCCATCGATAACCCTCGCAGGCACCCTAGGGATTAATGCCACAGGCAGTGGCCATTCCGTTTTTTCTTGGGGCGTGGGTCCATCGATAAGCTGGAATATTCTCGACAGCGGCAGATTAACTAACCAAGTATTAGTGGAAGATGCGGTTTTTTGGCAAGTCCATGAACTCTATCGTGAAACTGTATTTAATGCCGCACGGGAGGTCGATGATGCCGCTATCGCCTACGCCAACAGCGAGACCGAAATTAAGCTGCTCACACAGACAGGCGAAGCCGCTAAACGATCACTCGAAATCGCTAATACCCGTTATCGCGAGGGAATGGCGGATTTTCAACGGGTATTAGAATCTCAACGTGCCCTGTTTAGCCAACAAGCTCAGCTCGTTAACAGTCGCGGCGCGCATATCGCTAACCTCATTCGTCTTTACAAAGCGCTTGGTGGAGGGTGGGAGCAAGGGCGACTGCGCCCATTAGTTACTCCAGAGGTAGAGAAACAGCTTCGCTCACGAGATGACTGGACCCCATTACTCGATAGCAGCCAACCAAAAGCTGGAGCTGAGCTAAGCGCCCAATCTCCATCGACTCATTAA
- a CDS encoding fumarate reductase flavoprotein subunit, whose translation MKLIYTDSLVVGAGLAGLRVAIASKERGLDTLVLSLIPAKRSHSAAAQGGMQASLGNAVKGMGDDEDVHFQDTVKGSDWGCDQEVARMFAHCAPKAVRELANWGVPWTRVTAGPRDVIVNAQKVTLQEAEEAHGLINARDFGGTKKWRTCYTADGTGHSLLYAMDNKAISMDIPVHERVEALALIHDGKRCHGVIARCLITGELRAYVAKSTTIATGGYGRIYEVSTNAIICEGIGQALALETGVATLGNMEAVQFHPTAIVPVGILTTEGCRGDGGLLRDKDGYRFMPDYEPEKKELASRDVVSRRMTEHMRKGKGVDSPYGPHLWLDITLLGRKHIETNLREVQEICENFLGIDPAKDWIPVRPTQHYSMGGIRTKATGESPQLKGLFSVGEAACWDMHGFNRLGGNSLAETVVGGMIIGKYVADFCENNSLEIDTKLAESFMHKVKAEIDSLINGDGSENPFEIKHQMQRIMMDYVGIFRNGPELDKAVTELKALLERSRNLSIKCKKRHANPELVEALRVKRMLKVALTVACGAAARTESRGAHAREDYPQRNDRDWLNRTLASWPDANSLEPVLSYEPLDVMKMELPPGYRGYGIDNAIVHPDTAKREQQIAEILASLGEDADRYQRQAALMPFDLPPSLQAKNERLSDTLKPAANTRGEQS comes from the coding sequence GTGAAACTGATTTATACCGATTCATTAGTGGTAGGTGCTGGACTTGCAGGCCTTAGGGTTGCCATCGCCTCGAAGGAACGTGGGCTAGATACCTTAGTGTTATCGCTCATTCCGGCAAAGCGTTCACACTCTGCTGCCGCGCAGGGGGGAATGCAGGCGAGTCTTGGCAATGCCGTTAAGGGCATGGGTGATGATGAGGACGTGCACTTTCAGGATACGGTTAAAGGATCGGATTGGGGATGCGATCAGGAAGTGGCGCGAATGTTTGCTCATTGTGCACCAAAGGCGGTACGCGAATTAGCGAATTGGGGCGTACCTTGGACACGGGTGACGGCAGGACCAAGGGATGTGATTGTTAACGCGCAAAAAGTCACTTTGCAGGAAGCCGAAGAAGCCCACGGACTTATCAATGCCCGAGACTTTGGTGGCACCAAGAAATGGCGCACCTGTTACACCGCCGATGGCACGGGTCATTCGCTACTTTATGCTATGGATAACAAGGCCATTTCCATGGATATTCCCGTCCATGAGCGAGTAGAAGCCTTAGCTCTAATTCACGATGGTAAACGTTGCCATGGGGTCATTGCCCGCTGTCTTATTACGGGTGAACTCCGTGCTTATGTGGCTAAGTCGACCACTATCGCGACCGGCGGTTATGGTCGAATTTACGAGGTTTCAACCAACGCCATTATCTGCGAAGGCATTGGCCAAGCGTTGGCACTGGAAACCGGCGTTGCGACGCTCGGTAATATGGAAGCGGTGCAATTCCACCCAACGGCGATTGTGCCCGTGGGGATCCTGACCACGGAAGGTTGCCGCGGCGACGGCGGTTTGCTGCGCGATAAAGACGGTTATCGCTTTATGCCGGACTATGAGCCGGAGAAAAAAGAGCTGGCTTCAAGGGATGTGGTATCACGTCGCATGACCGAGCATATGCGTAAGGGTAAAGGTGTCGACAGTCCCTATGGTCCACATTTATGGCTCGATATTACCCTGCTTGGCCGCAAACATATCGAAACTAACTTACGGGAAGTACAGGAGATTTGCGAGAACTTCCTTGGCATCGACCCAGCGAAGGATTGGATCCCCGTGCGCCCGACTCAGCATTACTCCATGGGCGGTATTCGCACTAAGGCTACCGGTGAGAGTCCGCAGCTTAAGGGGTTATTTAGCGTAGGCGAAGCCGCCTGTTGGGATATGCATGGCTTTAACCGCCTAGGTGGCAACTCGCTCGCCGAAACCGTGGTCGGCGGCATGATTATCGGCAAATACGTGGCCGATTTTTGTGAGAATAACAGCCTTGAAATAGATACTAAGCTTGCCGAATCATTTATGCATAAGGTTAAGGCTGAAATCGATTCGCTTATTAATGGTGACGGCAGCGAAAACCCCTTCGAAATTAAGCATCAAATGCAACGTATCATGATGGATTACGTAGGAATTTTTCGTAATGGCCCCGAGCTTGATAAAGCGGTTACTGAACTTAAAGCCTTGCTCGAACGCTCTCGCAACCTCAGCATTAAATGTAAGAAACGTCATGCTAACCCAGAGCTGGTAGAAGCGCTAAGGGTTAAACGCATGTTGAAAGTCGCCTTGACGGTTGCCTGCGGCGCAGCGGCCCGCACAGAAAGTCGCGGCGCCCATGCCCGTGAGGATTACCCGCAGCGAAATGACAGGGATTGGCTGAATCGCACCCTAGCAAGTTGGCCCGATGCGAATTCGCTCGAGCCAGTGCTGAGCTATGAGCCGCTCGATGTGATGAAGATGGAGCTGCCACCAGGCTACCGTGGTTATGGCATCGATAATGCCATTGTTCATCCGGATACCGCCAAGCGTGAACAACAAATTGCTGAGATCTTGGCCAGTCTTGGTGAAGATGCCGACCGCTATCAACGTCAGGCTGCATTAATGCCATTTGATTTACCACCAAGTTTGCAAGCGAAGAATGAACGTTTAAGCGATACCTTAAAACCAGCCGCCAACACCCGAGGAGAACAATCATAA
- a CDS encoding AI-2E family transporter, with the protein MENKEIIAVENRIVTKFLDMFIKFGMLLALASFCFTIFSPFLNLMLWAVILAVVIFPFHQRVAKRLNDKQGRAATLLIVLGLMILVLPTIWMVSSMADNMGSLVERVSQNTLEVPAPKESIANIPLVGKKVYGVWQKASTDLPSLVKSLQPHLGDAVKQVLHALASISGSLLLSMFSFIIAGVMMAYGHAGAKSSTRIAIRIAGPERGAKLINICSSTIRAVALGVIGVAFIQALLVGIVMTFAGIPAVGIFFVVVLVLGIAQIPALLVTLPAIAYIWMAGDNGTLLSIIYTVLMMLAGAVDNVLKPIFLGRGVDAPMPVVLIGALGGMATSGILGMFIGATLLSIGYRIFMMWVDEGLEDELREQDDN; encoded by the coding sequence ATGGAAAACAAGGAAATCATAGCGGTCGAAAACCGTATCGTCACTAAGTTTTTAGACATGTTCATTAAGTTTGGCATGTTACTCGCGCTAGCTTCATTCTGCTTCACTATCTTCTCCCCCTTTTTGAATCTCATGTTGTGGGCCGTGATCCTCGCCGTGGTCATCTTCCCCTTTCACCAACGCGTCGCTAAGCGGCTAAATGATAAACAGGGTAGAGCCGCTACCCTATTGATTGTGCTTGGCTTAATGATATTGGTGTTACCGACGATTTGGATGGTGAGCTCAATGGCAGATAACATGGGCAGCCTTGTTGAGCGCGTATCTCAAAACACCCTCGAAGTCCCTGCACCAAAGGAAAGCATTGCCAATATCCCCCTCGTTGGTAAAAAAGTTTATGGCGTTTGGCAAAAAGCCTCCACCGACTTACCTTCGTTAGTCAAAAGCCTACAACCACACTTAGGCGATGCCGTAAAACAAGTGCTTCATGCGCTTGCGAGCATCAGTGGTAGTTTATTACTGAGCATGTTCTCTTTTATTATCGCAGGCGTCATGATGGCCTATGGCCATGCAGGCGCTAAGAGTTCAACTCGGATAGCAATTCGCATTGCGGGACCTGAACGGGGCGCAAAATTGATCAACATCTGTTCCTCTACTATTCGTGCCGTTGCCCTCGGCGTTATTGGTGTCGCATTCATTCAAGCATTGTTAGTCGGTATTGTGATGACCTTTGCGGGTATCCCTGCCGTGGGTATCTTCTTTGTGGTGGTCTTAGTGCTAGGTATTGCTCAAATCCCTGCCTTATTAGTCACTTTGCCAGCCATTGCCTATATCTGGATGGCAGGTGACAACGGCACATTATTAAGCATTATCTATACAGTGTTGATGATGCTTGCGGGGGCGGTGGATAACGTGCTCAAACCCATCTTTCTCGGACGCGGCGTTGATGCTCCCATGCCAGTGGTGCTCATCGGGGCCTTAGGCGGTATGGCCACCAGCGGCATCCTAGGTATGTTTATTGGTGCCACGCTACTGTCTATCGGATACCGCATCTTTATGATGTGGGTGGATGAAGGCCTCGAAGATGAATTGAGAGAGCAAGATGATAATTGA
- the dusB gene encoding tRNA dihydrouridine synthase DusB: protein MQIGPYQLKNQLIVAPMAGVTDQAFRNLCLRFGAALAVSEMLSSNPEVWDTDKSRQRMTHSGEEGIRSVQIAGADPELMAQAAQFNVEQGAHIIDINMGCPAKKVNKKLAGSALMQNPPLVKAILQAVVGAVDVPVTLKIRTGWEPEHRNGVQIAQIAQDCGIASLAVHGRTRQCMYKGNAEYDTIKAIKQNVSIPVVANGDIDSPEKARFVLDYTGADALMIGRGAQGRPWIFREIQHYLDTGKKLAPIEMAQQRQVMLEHLTKLYELYGEYKGIRFARKHIGWYLDQEDQRQFRADFNQLETAAEQYSLVEYYFDELVQN, encoded by the coding sequence ATGCAAATTGGACCCTATCAACTGAAGAATCAGCTGATCGTGGCACCAATGGCAGGTGTCACCGATCAGGCTTTCCGTAATCTTTGTCTTCGCTTTGGTGCAGCCTTAGCGGTGTCTGAGATGCTCTCATCCAATCCTGAAGTATGGGATACGGATAAGAGTCGCCAGCGTATGACGCATTCTGGCGAGGAAGGCATTCGCTCAGTGCAAATCGCAGGAGCCGACCCCGAGTTAATGGCGCAAGCTGCCCAGTTCAATGTTGAACAAGGCGCTCATATCATTGACATCAATATGGGATGTCCTGCAAAAAAAGTGAATAAAAAGCTGGCAGGTTCCGCCCTGATGCAAAATCCACCCCTAGTGAAAGCAATTTTACAGGCCGTGGTTGGTGCTGTGGATGTACCCGTCACGTTAAAGATTCGCACAGGCTGGGAGCCTGAACACAGGAACGGTGTTCAAATTGCCCAAATTGCCCAGGATTGTGGCATCGCCTCGCTCGCCGTTCACGGCCGCACGAGACAATGTATGTATAAAGGCAACGCCGAATACGACACCATCAAAGCAATTAAACAAAATGTCTCGATTCCTGTCGTCGCAAATGGGGACATCGACAGTCCGGAGAAAGCACGTTTCGTGCTGGATTACACCGGTGCCGATGCTCTGATGATAGGACGGGGTGCTCAAGGACGACCTTGGATTTTCAGAGAAATCCAGCACTACTTGGACACAGGTAAGAAGCTAGCGCCTATTGAGATGGCACAGCAGCGTCAAGTTATGCTTGAGCATCTCACCAAACTTTATGAATTGTATGGTGAATACAAGGGTATCCGCTTCGCCAGAAAACATATCGGGTGGTACCTAGACCAAGAAGATCAGCGCCAGTTCCGGGCTGACTTTAATCAGCTGGAAACCGCTGCAGAACAGTATTCCCTCGTGGAATATTATTTTGATGAATTAGTACAGAATTAA
- the prmA gene encoding 50S ribosomal protein L11 methyltransferase has translation MPWIQLRINTNSDDAETISDLLLEEGAVSITFEDGKDTPIFEPKLGETPLWRDTVVVALFEADMDLSPTIDMLKTLPFLGENFGHKVEQIEDKDWVREWMDNYHPIQFGERLWICPSWREVPDPNAVNVILDPGLAFGTGTHPTTALCLEWLDSLDLSQEEVIDFGCGSGILAVAALKLGAKRVTGIDIDYQAIDASKANAERNDVADRLELYLPEDQPADLKADVLVANILAGPLRELAPLIAERVKVGGKLALSGLLREQALEIAEFYSQWFDMDEPSYKEDWSRLTGVRK, from the coding sequence ATGCCTTGGATCCAACTTCGCATTAATACCAACAGTGATGATGCTGAAACTATCAGCGACTTACTACTGGAAGAAGGCGCTGTTTCTATTACCTTCGAAGATGGTAAAGACACCCCCATTTTTGAACCTAAATTAGGTGAAACCCCACTGTGGCGTGATACCGTGGTTGTCGCCCTATTCGAGGCAGACATGGACTTAAGCCCAACCATCGATATGCTCAAAACCCTGCCATTTTTAGGCGAAAACTTTGGCCATAAGGTTGAGCAGATTGAGGACAAAGACTGGGTTCGCGAATGGATGGACAACTATCACCCCATCCAGTTTGGTGAACGTTTATGGATTTGCCCAAGCTGGCGCGAAGTGCCAGATCCTAATGCTGTTAACGTGATCTTAGACCCGGGCCTTGCGTTTGGTACGGGGACTCACCCAACGACTGCACTCTGTTTAGAGTGGTTAGACAGCTTAGATTTAAGTCAAGAAGAAGTGATCGACTTTGGCTGTGGCTCAGGCATTTTAGCCGTTGCTGCCCTCAAACTGGGCGCCAAACGCGTCACAGGTATCGACATCGACTATCAAGCCATTGATGCTTCCAAGGCCAATGCCGAACGTAACGATGTTGCCGACAGACTCGAACTTTACCTCCCCGAAGATCAACCCGCCGATCTTAAAGCCGACGTTTTAGTGGCCAATATCCTTGCAGGCCCATTGCGCGAACTGGCGCCACTGATTGCCGAACGCGTAAAAGTGGGCGGTAAATTAGCCCTTTCTGGTTTGCTGCGTGAACAAGCGCTGGAAATTGCAGAGTTTTACAGCCAATGGTTCGATATGGATGAGCCATCCTATAAAGAAGATTGGAGCCGCTTGACAGGCGTACGTAAATAG
- a CDS encoding fumarate reductase iron-sulfur subunit, whose product MSQGRQLTFNIFRYDPQEPNDKPKMVRYQLTETPGMTVFIALNKLREEQDTSLQFDFVCRAGICGSCAMVINGFPTLACRTLTAKYPKGEITLMPLPGFELIGDLSVNTGKFMRELAERLKLWLHPKSNDISIHRLEEPMAPEEAARLYELERCVECGVCVSACATKQMRDTFVGAVGMMKIARFELDSRDARSAEDFYHVIGNQDGVFGCMTLLGCQDNCPKDLPHMQQIAYLRRKMAMTLV is encoded by the coding sequence ATGAGCCAAGGTCGCCAGTTAACCTTTAATATTTTTCGTTATGATCCCCAGGAGCCAAACGATAAGCCCAAAATGGTGCGTTATCAGCTCACCGAAACCCCTGGCATGACAGTGTTTATTGCGCTGAATAAACTGCGGGAAGAACAAGATACTTCGTTGCAGTTCGATTTTGTTTGCCGCGCGGGGATTTGCGGCAGCTGCGCTATGGTGATTAATGGTTTTCCAACGCTAGCCTGCCGCACGCTAACGGCGAAATACCCAAAGGGTGAAATCACCCTAATGCCGTTGCCTGGCTTTGAGCTGATTGGGGATTTATCGGTCAATACCGGCAAATTTATGCGTGAACTCGCCGAGCGTTTAAAGCTGTGGCTACATCCAAAATCCAACGATATCAGTATCCATCGCCTCGAAGAGCCTATGGCGCCAGAAGAAGCCGCACGTCTGTACGAGCTTGAGCGCTGTGTCGAATGCGGCGTTTGTGTGTCGGCCTGTGCGACTAAACAGATGCGCGACACCTTTGTGGGTGCTGTTGGGATGATGAAAATTGCCCGTTTCGAGCTCGATAGCCGTGATGCCCGTAGTGCTGAGGACTTTTACCATGTGATTGGGAATCAGGATGGGGTGTTCGGTTGTATGACCTTGCTCGGTTGTCAGGATAACTGCCCGAAAGATTTACCCCATATGCAGCAGATTGCTTACCTGCGCCGCAAAATGGCGATGACACTGGTGTAA